The region ATCGCATTCCTCGTCGCCCCTGAAGGTATCGAGCAGCAGGAGCTCATCGATCCGTGGCAGGCGGTCACGGATGCCGGTCACGAGCCGGTGCTGCTGAGCACCGAATCCGGCGAGGTGCAGATGTTCAAGCATCTGGACAAGGCCGACACTCAGCAGGTCGACGCGCTCGTTGCGGACGCCGAGCCTGCGGAGTACGACGCGCTTGTACTGCCGGGCGGGGTGGCCAATCCCGACGCGCTGCGCATGGACGAGAACGCCGTCGAGTTCGTGCGTGAGTTCGTCGGCAGCGGTCGACCGGTCGCCGTGATCTGCCACGCGGCCTGGATGCTGGTCGAGGCGGACGTTGTGTCCGGACGCAAGCTCACCTCGTGGCCGAGTCTGCAGACCGACGTCCGCAATGCCGGCGGCGAGTGGGTCGACGAGGAGGTCGTCATCGACGAGAACCTCATTACCAGCCGCAAGCCCGACGACCTGCCTGCGTTCTGCGACGCACTGCTGGAGGCGATCGGCGAGTAGGCCGACCGGGTGCTCGGCACGAGGATCCCCTAGGCTCTCGACCATGCGCCCTGCCGAGCACCGCGATAACGACTCACCCTTCGAACGATTCGCCGCCGCCACCGCGATGAGTAGATCGGCCGGCGGCGAGTGGGCCGGGCGCATTCACGACGGCTGGGACATCGTGGGCAACGCCAACGGCGGCTACCTGCTCAGTCTGCTGGCGCGGGCGTTGCGCGACGAGAGTGGCCGCCCGGACGTCGTGTCGATGACCGCGCACTATCTCTCCCCCGGCCGA is a window of Blastococcus sp. Marseille-P5729 DNA encoding:
- a CDS encoding type 1 glutamine amidotransferase domain-containing protein, whose translation is MARKIAFLVAPEGIEQQELIDPWQAVTDAGHEPVLLSTESGEVQMFKHLDKADTQQVDALVADAEPAEYDALVLPGGVANPDALRMDENAVEFVREFVGSGRPVAVICHAAWMLVEADVVSGRKLTSWPSLQTDVRNAGGEWVDEEVVIDENLITSRKPDDLPAFCDALLEAIGE